GTTTTAAACGAGTTGCCGGTATAAGATAAACAGACTAAACCCGTTACTGCAACTATGAAATATCTGCGAATCATATTAATCTGATTTATCGATAAATCTGACCTGAAATTAAAAATTAAATGTTCAAAACTTTAGTTTGCACCCGGTTATTACGGCTTAGCATAAAACTACTTTTAGCTTATATTATTGTTATGCTAAAAAAAACACTTCCATATATTAAAAACAAGTACACGTTGACTTTATTGGCTTTCGTTGTCTGGGTTTCCTTTTTCGACAAAAACGATCTATTATCGCAAATGGAACTTCGAAAAGAAGTAAAAAAGCTGGAGGGAGAAAAAAATTATTTTGTAACGGAGATCGGCAAGAATAAATCCGACATGAAAGATCTTATGACGAACCCGAAAAATCTCGAAAAATTTGCAAGGGAAAAATACCTGATGAAAAAGGACAATGAGGATGTGTTTGTATTGGTAAAGGGACAAGGGACGAGTGAAAGGGACGAGTGAAAGGGACGAGTGAAAGGGACGAGTGAAAGGGACGAGTGAAAGGGGAGCTTTCTTGTTCACTATGTATTCCTATTTAATAATCAGCTTCTGTCTGTATATAGAGTTATCTGAAGAAGCCGAAATAATGTAGGTCCCGGCCGGCAATGTATTCGTGGGATCAATTGCAAGAACCCGATCATCTCCCTTTTCTACAATTGTAACTTTAGAAAAAACCTCTTTCCCGTTAATGTCATTAACAACCACCAGAACACCTTTGACTTCATCAATAGTGAATCTTAATTGAGGTGCCTCACCTACAACTGAAGGATTAGGGAATATTGTAAAGAAGGTTTCATTACTTGCAAAATCAACTGACACTATATTTGAATAGGTATATTTCCCGTCAAAGTCTGTCTGTCTTAAGCGATAATATGAAATTCCATTAAATGGTTTGAGGTCGACTGTCGAATACTTGATTGCTTTCACACTGTTTCCTGCCCCATCAACATGGGCTATGACTTCAAATTTTTCCCCGTCCGCACTGTTTTCTACGGTAAAATAATCGTTGTTTGTTTCCGTTGCAGTGGTCCAATTCAGATCAACCTTATTCACATTTTTTATCGCAGTGAATGAAAGAAGTTCTATAGGTAAAGGGTTGGTCCCGCCTGTTCTGTTGCCAAAAGTAAAGTAACTGAATGTTGTAAAATTAATTGTTGATGTAATAGTTCCCGTTCCGACTGCGGTTCCTGTTCCCCCGATATTTGTCCATACGGATGGATTACCCTTAAGAACACACAAATTTGCAGGGTCGGTTACGCCATTCTCAGGAAAATAATACAGTTTTATACTTGCAGATGCAACTAAAGCCCCTACTCCCTGGTTCAAATCCCAATAACCCATTAACGATACACTATCTACACCCGCAGGCTTGGTCCAGCCAAGGGAACGGGCTCCAAGATGAAAATATTCACAGGTATACTGAGTAGAAGTAGTGGCAGTATGAGCAATAGTAAGTTCAGATCTACGGTATTTGTTATCCTTACTAATGGGTAAAATCTTTGTAAGAGAAGAAGTTGTAGCATAAGTAATATTTACAGGCCCCTTTACAAAACTACTGTCCTGTGTAACAGGTGCATTTAATGTAACCGTTGCTGTTGCGCCCAATGTCAATATGTTTGTTGAAGTGGTGATCATGTGTCCATCCGTTAAAGTAAAGACACCATTTACATTAACAGGCTTACTTAAAACAACAGCGCTACCCGGAAAACTGTTATCAATAGTAATGTTATTAAAATCCGGATATGTTGCACTTCCGCTGACCGATTGACTTGCGCTTCCATTAAATGTAAATGTATTAGCTCCCGGTGTCAAAGTCCCTCCATTATAAGTCATATTGCCGGATAAATTAGTATTAGCCCCGGCTGTATAAGTGCCAGCTGTCAATAGCATATTTCCACCAATGTTCATTGTGGCAGGAGCGGTAAAATTACCGGTAGCTTGGGTATAGTTATTTGTTGTAATTGTGGCAATGCTTCCTGCGGTGCTCAATGTCTGACCCGCAGTTTTTGCAAGTACTATATTATTAAACGTTTCAGATAAATTAGTGCCATTGATGATCTGCCCTGCAGTGCCTGTAAAATTAACCGTACCACTGTTATGAGTAAAGGCTGTTAAAGTACTATTACGTGTCCAATTACCGGTAATATTGATGGTTGCACCGGCTATAAATGTCCCGCCTGACAGGATCAGATCAGAAGCTGATGCGGTTGCATTAAGACTTAAGCTGGCCGGTGCTGTAAAGCTTCCCACATTTGTAGCTGCGAGTGTAATATCATTAGATGTTATAGCAATCGTTGATCCGCCAACAGTTAAGGCTCCGGCCGGTTTATCAACATTAATATCATAAAATGTTTGTGACGCAGCAGTCCCATTGATTTGTTGCGCACCTGACCCATTAAATTTAATAGTCCTTGTTCCGGGTGTGAATGTTCCTCCGCTGTTTGTCCAATCGCCTCCGACATTCAGATCCATTGCATTGGTACTGCAATTTAATGTAGCATTGGCGCTTATAATAACACTTCCGGAAATATTAACAGTTGCGGTAGCACCTGTAGCATTTACTGTTGTAGTATTAGTAGCATCTCCAACTGTTAAATTACCCTGCATGTAATAAGTAGTATTAGAAAAACGTTGCGTTGCCGTTCCTGCAGGGTGCAGGAACAAATTGCCATAGCCCGGAGAAGCAACATTAGTTATAGTAATGGGATTTGTAGTTTGTTCATAATAAGTATTACTGCTGGCTCCAAAAGTAAATGTTCCAAAACCGGTGGGAAAAGTTGAAGTCCCCGTCATATAAAACTTTGCCCCGTTTGAAACCTGGAATGTCTTGGTGCCATTCCCGGCTATCGGAAAACCACCATTTTTTAAGGTACCTGATTGCACAAACAAATTCTGAGTTACATTGGTTGTTGTTACCGCTGCAGCCAGCGTAGCTCCGCTTGCGATATTTGTATTATTTATATATAAGTTTGCATAATTAACTCCCATATTAACAGTTTGAGCCGATGTCCCATTATAATTAAAAATACTGTTTGATCCGGCTGTAAAAGTTCCATAATATGTGGCTCCATCAAGGTTAAGAACTCCGGCTAAATTAACCGTTGCTGTTCCGGCACCGCCGTTTAATGTTAAAACCGCGTTTGCGGCCGTTGTTGACGGAAAAAACACCAGATTACTTACAATAGTTAATGTTCCGGTGGTAATGTCAACCCTTGATACCCTGTTTGGAGTCGATATTCCGCTTCCAATTTGAACATTACCCTGAACAGTCGCTGTACCGCCATTAATTGCCCATTGGTGCGCATTTGTGGCTGAGCTCGGCTGATTAATAATTATACTGCTGCCAATAGCAAGATCAACCCCTGAATTGTGCTGTAAAATATTGTTGCGGGCAATAGTCGTTGCCAAAAATTCAATTCTAACAGCGCTTCCATTTACATCAACAGTAATTGTTGTTGCCCCTGCATTCGCATTATCATTTCCAATTCTTACCATATCGGTTGATGTGGGAACCTTTTCACGTCCATATGAGCCGGTTGTGGTGGCACCTCCATATACGGCAGTCAAAACTAAATTATTGTCATCTGTAATTGATGAAATTACACCAATAACTGTTCCGGGCGTTGCCTGAAACATCAGCACATCACCCGCTATTAAACTTGTTGTGAAATTGCAGTTACTTCCGGGACAAACAACATTGACAGATCCATTTGTGGCTGTAATAGAATTTGAACGTTCCTGGATCCAGGTTGTCAGATCGCTCCAATTATACGTTCCGTTCGACAGCCGGTTGTAAGTATACAGTGTGCCAAAATTTTCTCCTATCCCATAAGCCCTGGTTGTTCCGCTGGCCGGAACAGATTCCCCGGTAATTTGTGTATTGGTTGCGTTTTTAGTTCCAACCGTTGTTGCAGTCCAAAATGCAACCCCGTCATAACGCTGCACATCAAAATTACCTGTTGTTGCGCCAGGATCAACATCTCCTGCAAGAAAATTAAATACAGCACTGTAATTAATTGTTGCAATTGAATTGTTTGTTACAGACCAATACCTGTTTACGGATTTGGATGAGTTAATTGTAGAGGAAAATACAAATGGATGATCGCCGTTGTTGGCGGAACATGTTAAATTTCCGGCTGTAGTTGCACCTCCAAAAGTAAAATCAATTGGCAAATAATCAGCACCATAACCGATCTCAAATGTTCTGCTTGAAACCCCGGCAACAATTGCTTTGCGCAAATTACCGTATACATGACCGCTGGTACGGGTAACAGTAGTAGTTGTAGCATTAAGTATAACAAAATTTGATCCGGTAACAATATTTCCAGCAGTAAAATTAAGATCGCCGCTAATGGTCATATTATTATTCAATGTGATGTCGCTTGCATTATTAATCGTTACGTAAATAAAAGTAGTCGCAGCTGTTTCAGTAAATGTTTGGGCTATGGCGCATCCCTGGAAAATTGCTCTACCTGTTCCGGCGGTTGAAAAAGTGCCGGCTGATTTATTCCAGGCACTGCCGGTAACAATGAAATTACTATTGCTACCATTATTTAATTGGCCGGATCCGGTATGCGTGTAGCTGCCAACTGTAACATTAACGCCTGCGGCTAATGTTGTATTTCCGGTCGAACCATATGTAAATGTTTTGGCACAAGCCTGAACAAACGCGGAGTTGGTGGCAGCAATAGTTGCAGAACCAGAAACCGTTGCGTTACCATTAATAGTTAACAGGCCGGCAATTGTTTTAGCCCCGCTTATGCCAAAAACAAGGTTGTAATAAACATCTGCCCCTACTGCAGAAGGAATGGATGTAGCAGTTTTCAAAGTTTGGTTTCCGGCTCCATCAAGGGTAATAGTTCCGCCTGTAAGAGTATAAGTTCCTGTTAGTTCCGGCACTACAGTTGTCGTTTTTCCAATCTGAAGATCACCACCTGTGGCGGTAAGACCACCGGCACCATTTAATGTAAGGGTGTTTATATCAAATATCCCTTCAGTCATAGTAAGTAAATTGGAAACCGTAACTGTAGTTACAGTTTGAGTCACTGTGGTGCCTGCAGTTTTATTGATCTCAAGGTTATAGAATGTTGTAGGAGTTGTAGAACCTGCAATGGATTGAGCATTGCCGGCTGTAAATGTAACTTTCCCGTTATTGTGAGCAAAAGTTGAATTATTTGTAAAGGTCCCTTCAATATTCATATTAGTGGCGTGCCCGGTAAGGATTCCACTTGTCAGTCTGAGGTTGAAGAACGAAGTTGTGGCTGTCCCTGCAATGGTAACGTTACCTGTAATTGCAACTGTTCCGCTATTATGCGTGTAAGTGCCATTATTGGTAAAATCCGCTCCTTTTATGTTCATACTTGTGGCATGGCCAACAAGCGTCATGCCTGCATTTATGGTAACATTATTGAATGTTGTTGTTGACGAACCACTTACTGTTGTTGCTGCGGCATTAAACGTTGCCCGGCCATTGGCCGTGAATGTGCCTCCGTTATATACAAAGGTTGAACCGCAAAAAGTAATGGTATTGGAATTATCGTTCAAAGTACCTGTAGTTTGCAAAAAATTTCCCACCCCTATATCTGTAGCCGCAGTTAATGTAGTGGTGCCGCCCGATGAATATGTGAAAGTTTTTGAACAATTTTGCACAAAGGCAGAATGAGCAGCAATAGTAGCATTACCGGAAACTGTCATGTCGCCATTTACTGTAAGTAAACCTGTAATTGTTTTAGCGCCGCTATTACCCAATATCAAATTATAGCAGGCAGTCCCCCCTGTTGTTGAAGTTCTGAGAGTTTGGGCTCCACCGCCATCCAATGTTATAGTGCCTGCTGTAAGAGAATAAGTGCCGGTTAACTCCGGAACCGTTGTAGCTAATTTTGAGATTTGAAAGTCGGAAGTTTCAGTCATAGTTAAGGAACCCGCTCCATTTAATGTATTGCCATCAATATCAAAAACAGCTGCATCCTTTATGATCAGGGAATTAGAAATAACAATAGTAGTAGCAGCATTCTGATAGTTTTTGATTCCGCTATTTCCGATAACCAAATCATAATATCCTCCATCTGTCGGAGTGCGGACAGCCTGGTTACCTGAACCGTTGTAATAAACCGTATTGGGAGAAGCTGTAGAATTAAAAGTAGTAACGGTAACAGGGGAACCGCCAACTCCTCCGGAAACATATAATATTCCGTTTGTACTGTTTGTAAATGTTCCATTACCGGTCAAAATGTTACCGGGAGTACCATCCAGAACCAATATGCCTGTATTAATAACAGTCGTGCTGCTTGAAACGCTAAGTACCGACATCGCAATTGCATTTCCGGTTATTGTATACGTACCCGCCACAGATCCCATGGTATATGTACATGTTCCACCGGTACATCCTATCCAGCTGCCATTATTTGTAATATTTCCGTTTATTGTCGGCGTTTCACCTGTACTATTGTTGAATGTTCCTGTTACAGAAATAACAATATTATTATTAAACGTTTTGTTACCCGTTGCAGTAACGGTAAAATTAAGCGTTCCATCAATGTTTACAGCACCCGTTTGGGTCCATGATGCCCCACCCATGTCCAGAGTTGAACCTGCATCAATCTGGCATATGCCTGTCACATTAAACTTTCTATTGGGGTTCGCTCCGCCGCCGCTAATAACGACAGTACTTGTTACGCCACCGGTAACGGTCAAATTACCATTTACAGTTAAAGTTTTATTATTGGAATAAGAAATGGTTCCACCCTGCATAGTAAGATTATTGCATTGAGGAGTACCTGAATTATCTATATCAACGGTAATACCCGAACATATATAAACATTATCTCCGGCACCAGGTGCAGAACCGGCAACAGTGACGCCTCCACAGGCATCGGTGTACCAAGTGGCAGCGGCATTCCAAGCTCCGCCATTAACTTTTAAATAATAGTTGGCTCCACTTAATTCTTTAGGTTGAAACATAAAGATCAAACAGGCATGTGCTGAAATAAAAAAAAATTTCTTTAAAAAAGATATCATACCATAATTGATTTTAAGGCAAAATTAAGTTGGACACAAATATCCATTATCAATATAAACTAAGTACTTATACGTAAGAAGCCGAGGAAAGTTACCCATTTCGACTGTATAATATTAACTTAAGTTGTTAATAACAATCTGATCGAAATGAATCATCGCTAAATTATTGATTTACAACACATAATATCAGAAGTCATGGGTCCAAAAGAAAATATTTGAAGGATAGATTTACAATGGTATTCCTATGAAAAATGAGTTATACTTTATTTTTTCACGTAAAAAAGAAGCACTATTTTTATTTGATAATCAATTTCTGCCTATACATCGTATTGTCGGATGAAGCCGAAATAACATATATACCTGCAGGCAAAATATTGGAAGGATCAATCGCCACTACTTGATCAGGACCTTTTTCTACAATTGTAACCTTAGAAAACACTTCTTTACCATCAGCATCAAATACAACTACCAATACATTTTTTGTTTCATCTGAATTAAATTTTAACTGAGGTGCTTCACCCGCAGATGCCGGGTTGGGATAAATTGTAAATAATAAAGTTTCGGAGGGATTAAACTCAACAGCTACAAGATCACTGTGCTTGTATTTCCCGTCATAATCGGTTTGCCTTAACCTGTAATAGGAAACACCCATTAACGGCTTCTGATCTATTGTTGAGTAATTTAATTTTTTGCTGCTGTTACCCGCACCGGCGACTTTGGCGATCGATTCAAAGTTTAATCCGTCTGAAGAACGTTCTATTGTAAAGTAGTCATTATTTATTTCAGTTGCAGTGGACCAATTTATATCAACCACGCTTTTATTTGGCTTTGCAGAGAACATTAATAATTCGATAGGTAAAGGATTATTTGATCCGATTTTGTTCGCTAAAGAAAAGTGACTGAAAGAAGTAAAACTCGCGGAGGTAATACTGCCAGTACCGTTAGCACTACCGGCTCCCGATGTATAATCAACCCAGCCGCCTGAACCATTGCTTTTGGCAACACCCAAATTAGGCGAATCAAGTACTTTGTCATCTGTTCCATTTGTCGCGCTGTAATATATTTTAATGACAGCACCGGTTAAATCAGATACACTTGAACGGCTTATCTGGTAATAATGCAGATGAGAAACATGGTCAAAAGTACCCGGCAAAGTGTTTCCTAAATTATTTGCATCACCATTAAATAATTCGGACGTATATGTATAAACGGTTGAGGCACTATGAGTGGGCGTGAGTTCAACCGGTCGCCAGTCATTGTTTTTCCCAAGAGGCATATTTAATGTCCGTGA
This DNA window, taken from Bacteroidota bacterium, encodes the following:
- a CDS encoding septum formation initiator family protein — translated: MLKKTLPYIKNKYTLTLLAFVVWVSFFDKNDLLSQMELRKEVKKLEGEKNYFVTEIGKNKSDMKDLMTNPKNLEKFAREKYLMKKDNEDVFVLVKGQGTSERDE
- a CDS encoding T9SS type A sorting domain-containing protein, which produces MISFLKKFFFISAHACLIFMFQPKELSGANYYLKVNGGAWNAAATWYTDACGGVTVAGSAPGAGDNVYICSGITVDIDNSGTPQCNNLTMQGGTISYSNNKTLTVNGNLTVTGGVTSTVVISGGGANPNRKFNVTGICQIDAGSTLDMGGASWTQTGAVNIDGTLNFTVTATGNKTFNNNIVISVTGTFNNSTGETPTINGNITNNGSWIGCTGGTCTYTMGSVAGTYTITGNAIAMSVLSVSSSTTVINTGILVLDGTPGNILTGNGTFTNSTNGILYVSGGVGGSPVTVTTFNSTASPNTVYYNGSGNQAVRTPTDGGYYDLVIGNSGIKNYQNAATTIVISNSLIIKDAAVFDIDGNTLNGAGSLTMTETSDFQISKLATTVPELTGTYSLTAGTITLDGGGAQTLRTSTTGGTACYNLILGNSGAKTITGLLTVNGDMTVSGNATIAAHSAFVQNCSKTFTYSSGGTTTLTAATDIGVGNFLQTTGTLNDNSNTITFCGSTFVYNGGTFTANGRATFNAAATTVSGSSTTTFNNVTINAGMTLVGHATSMNIKGADFTNNGTYTHNSGTVAITGNVTIAGTATTSFFNLRLTSGILTGHATNMNIEGTFTNNSTFAHNNGKVTFTAGNAQSIAGSTTPTTFYNLEINKTAGTTVTQTVTTVTVSNLLTMTEGIFDINTLTLNGAGGLTATGGDLQIGKTTTVVPELTGTYTLTGGTITLDGAGNQTLKTATSIPSAVGADVYYNLVFGISGAKTIAGLLTINGNATVSGSATIAATNSAFVQACAKTFTYGSTGNTTLAAGVNVTVGSYTHTGSGQLNNGSNSNFIVTGSAWNKSAGTFSTAGTGRAIFQGCAIAQTFTETAATTFIYVTINNASDITLNNNMTISGDLNFTAGNIVTGSNFVILNATTTTVTRTSGHVYGNLRKAIVAGVSSRTFEIGYGADYLPIDFTFGGATTAGNLTCSANNGDHPFVFSSTINSSKSVNRYWSVTNNSIATINYSAVFNFLAGDVDPGATTGNFDVQRYDGVAFWTATTVGTKNATNTQITGESVPASGTTRAYGIGENFGTLYTYNRLSNGTYNWSDLTTWIQERSNSITATNGSVNVVCPGSNCNFTTSLIAGDVLMFQATPGTVIGVISSITDDNNLVLTAVYGGATTTGSYGREKVPTSTDMVRIGNDNANAGATTITVDVNGSAVRIEFLATTIARNNILQHNSGVDLAIGSSIIINQPSSATNAHQWAINGGTATVQGNVQIGSGISTPNRVSRVDITTGTLTIVSNLVFFPSTTAANAVLTLNGGAGTATVNLAGVLNLDGATYYGTFTAGSNSIFNYNGTSAQTVNMGVNYANLYINNTNIASGATLAAAVTTTNVTQNLFVQSGTLKNGGFPIAGNGTKTFQVSNGAKFYMTGTSTFPTGFGTFTFGASSNTYYEQTTNPITITNVASPGYGNLFLHPAGTATQRFSNTTYYMQGNLTVGDATNTTTVNATGATATVNISGSVIISANATLNCSTNAMDLNVGGDWTNSGGTFTPGTRTIKFNGSGAQQINGTAASQTFYDINVDKPAGALTVGGSTIAITSNDITLAATNVGSFTAPASLSLNATASASDLILSGGTFIAGATINITGNWTRNSTLTAFTHNSGTVNFTGTAGQIINGTNLSETFNNIVLAKTAGQTLSTAGSIATITTNNYTQATGNFTAPATMNIGGNMLLTAGTYTAGANTNLSGNMTYNGGTLTPGANTFTFNGSASQSVSGSATYPDFNNITIDNSFPGSAVVLSKPVNVNGVFTLTDGHMITTSTNILTLGATATVTLNAPVTQDSSFVKGPVNITYATTSSLTKILPISKDNKYRRSELTIAHTATTSTQYTCEYFHLGARSLGWTKPAGVDSVSLMGYWDLNQGVGALVASASIKLYYFPENGVTDPANLCVLKGNPSVWTNIGGTGTAVGTGTITSTINFTTFSYFTFGNRTGGTNPLPIELLSFTAIKNVNKVDLNWTTATETNNDYFTVENSADGEKFEVIAHVDGAGNSVKAIKYSTVDLKPFNGISYYRLRQTDFDGKYTYSNIVSVDFASNETFFTIFPNPSVVGEAPQLRFTIDEVKGVLVVVNDINGKEVFSKVTIVEKGDDRVLAIDPTNTLPAGTYIISASSDNSIYRQKLIIK
- a CDS encoding T9SS type A sorting domain-containing protein — translated: MFLWKLKNKAIDLLFDMLQIKLHYCFAYILGIIFLCHPLNAQLIAYNDGLAVVTVASGTLITIQGGLTSKQNGVDGQIDNQGTIQLTGSVINNNSSANIFLTSVSGTVILNGTSMQNIGGSVVSDFYSLNINNTSGLSNGITLDKSITVTNTLDLNTGVINTSSANIITLNDGATTSIGNDSSYIDGPMNYKMGIASSRTLNMPLGKNNDWRPVELTPTHSASTVYTYTSELFNGDANNLGNTLPGTFDHVSHLHYYQISRSSVSDLTGAVIKIYYSATNGTDDKVLDSPNLGVAKSNGSGGWVDYTSGAGSANGTGSITSASFTSFSHFSLANKIGSNNPLPIELLMFSAKPNKSVVDINWSTATEINNDYFTIERSSDGLNFESIAKVAGAGNSSKKLNYSTIDQKPLMGVSYYRLRQTDYDGKYKHSDLVAVEFNPSETLLFTIYPNPASAGEAPQLKFNSDETKNVLVVVFDADGKEVFSKVTIVEKGPDQVVAIDPSNILPAGIYVISASSDNTMYRQKLIIK